From the Halorhabdus utahensis DSM 12940 genome, one window contains:
- a CDS encoding DegT/DnrJ/EryC1/StrS family aminotransferase, with protein MEQHDARTINRLEDGVEDDRVERPRRWRLVPPAITPIALRDVCSGLLDSIRRKARDGFQRDMEAFFDADTSATYTSYRRALASCVHELRANTPDECREVLIPAFCSPDFPETIEGVGLEAARYDVDPTTLAANPSAIEAAVTEHTLAVVAVNVLGYTSPMETLAETCSDRDVFLIEALGYAPGTEYKGQRLGTFGDCAVLNFQQGKPIPVGGGMILSQNPDLAFSDQGRSRTRANVGAITGYALLSRPRRYYAYTRAKEWLDRFGRLNWRPTTHPESKFAVEYDPPFATMSDFQGAIASRVFDRLEDNREQRAKTAQFYTEALSTCPKVRSIDPIGGLTRHQYVRFPLIAETQPLRDRIGQALNEAGIQATTLYDWPMIDPTSFPGAGKLQRHILTLPTHPYVDERDRRLVVETIRTAVARDTTDTHSG; from the coding sequence ATGGAACAGCACGACGCACGGACGATCAACCGGCTGGAAGACGGTGTCGAGGACGATCGCGTGGAACGACCCCGCCGATGGCGGTTAGTTCCACCGGCCATAACGCCGATTGCGTTACGAGACGTCTGCAGCGGCCTCCTCGACAGTATACGAAGAAAGGCACGTGACGGGTTCCAACGGGATATGGAAGCGTTTTTCGACGCCGATACGTCCGCGACGTACACGTCCTACCGCCGCGCGCTTGCCAGTTGCGTTCACGAACTGCGTGCCAATACGCCAGACGAGTGTCGCGAGGTCCTCATTCCCGCGTTCTGCAGTCCGGACTTCCCCGAGACGATCGAAGGTGTCGGTCTCGAAGCGGCTCGGTATGACGTCGATCCAACCACTCTCGCTGCAAACCCCTCCGCCATCGAAGCGGCGGTCACTGAACACACACTCGCCGTCGTCGCCGTCAACGTCCTTGGATACACGTCACCGATGGAGACCCTTGCGGAGACGTGTTCGGATCGGGACGTCTTTCTCATCGAGGCGCTCGGCTACGCGCCAGGGACTGAATACAAGGGACAGCGCCTGGGCACGTTCGGCGACTGTGCGGTGTTGAACTTCCAGCAGGGAAAGCCGATTCCGGTCGGTGGCGGAATGATACTCAGTCAAAATCCTGATCTCGCCTTTAGCGATCAAGGACGCTCCCGGACCAGGGCCAACGTCGGCGCAATCACCGGCTATGCGCTCCTATCCCGGCCACGCCGGTACTACGCCTACACGCGGGCGAAAGAATGGCTCGACCGATTCGGACGGCTGAACTGGCGACCCACGACGCATCCAGAATCCAAATTTGCAGTCGAATACGACCCGCCGTTTGCGACAATGTCCGATTTCCAGGGCGCGATCGCCAGCCGCGTATTCGACCGCCTCGAAGACAATCGGGAGCAGCGCGCGAAGACGGCACAGTTCTACACCGAAGCGCTGTCGACCTGCCCGAAGGTGAGGAGTATCGACCCGATCGGCGGACTCACCAGACATCAGTACGTCAGATTCCCGCTAATTGCCGAGACGCAACCGCTTCGCGATCGGATCGGCCAGGCGCTCAACGAGGCTGGAATACAGGCCACGACGCTGTATGACTGGCCCATGATCGATCCCACATCGTTCCCCGGTGCCGGGAAACTCCAGCGGCACATCCTCACGCTCCCAACCCACCCATACGTCGACGAGAGAGACAGGCGACTTGTCGTCGAGACGATTCGGACGGCCGTTGCCCGAGACACGACCGATACTCACAGCGGGTAA